One Pantoea trifolii DNA segment encodes these proteins:
- a CDS encoding D-alanine--D-alanine ligase, with protein MTEKVAVLMGGTSAERDVSLMSGAAVLAGLREMGIDAHAVDTRDVSVLDLKQQGFAKAFIALHGRGGEDGTLQAVLEFLQLPYTGSGVMASAITMDKLRSKLLWQGRGLPSGKFVWLTRQQHEQGLDADTTAAIEALGLPLFVKPSCEGSSVGISRVNHADALPAALEEAFRHDDDVLIEAFLSGAEYTVGIVGEQILPSIRIKTASEFYDYEAKYISDDTEYFCPSGLSAEQEAELQTLVWSAWRALGCSGWGRVDVMADGEGNFQLLEVNTSPGMTSHSLVPMAAKQAGYSFPQLVARILELAD; from the coding sequence ATGACTGAGAAGGTTGCAGTATTGATGGGCGGCACTTCGGCAGAGCGTGACGTGTCGCTGATGTCCGGTGCGGCGGTGCTAGCCGGACTGCGTGAAATGGGCATTGATGCGCATGCAGTCGATACGCGTGATGTGTCAGTGCTGGATCTGAAACAGCAGGGCTTCGCTAAAGCGTTTATTGCTTTGCACGGCCGCGGTGGTGAAGACGGCACGCTGCAAGCGGTGCTGGAGTTCCTGCAACTGCCCTATACCGGCAGCGGCGTGATGGCTTCCGCCATCACCATGGACAAACTACGCAGCAAATTGTTGTGGCAGGGCAGGGGATTACCCTCAGGCAAATTTGTCTGGCTGACGCGTCAGCAGCATGAGCAAGGTTTAGACGCGGATACCACCGCCGCCATTGAGGCGCTGGGCTTACCGCTGTTTGTGAAGCCAAGCTGCGAAGGTTCTAGCGTGGGTATTAGCCGCGTGAACCATGCGGATGCCTTACCCGCAGCGCTTGAAGAAGCTTTTCGTCATGATGATGACGTACTGATCGAAGCGTTTTTGAGCGGCGCGGAGTACACCGTGGGCATCGTGGGTGAGCAAATTCTGCCTTCTATCAGAATTAAAACCGCCAGCGAGTTCTATGACTATGAAGCTAAATACATTTCTGACGATACTGAATACTTCTGCCCGAGCGGATTAAGCGCCGAGCAGGAAGCAGAATTGCAGACGTTGGTGTGGTCAGCCTGGCGCGCATTGGGTTGCAGCGGCTGGGGGCGTGTCGACGTGATGGCTGACGGTGAGGGCAACTTCCAGTTGCTGGAAGTGAATACTTCGCCTGGCATGACCAGCCACAGCTTAGTGCCGATGGCAGCGAAGCAAGCGGGATACAGCTTCCCGCAGCTGGTAGCGCGTATTCTGGAGCTGGCTGACTGA
- the ftsZ gene encoding cell division protein FtsZ: protein MFEPMELTNDAVIKVIGVGGGGGNAVEHMVRERIEGVEFFAVNTDAQALRKTAVGQTIQIGTNITKGLGAGANPEVGRNSAEEDREALRAALDGADMVFIAAGMGGGTGTGAAPVVAEVAKDLGILTVAVVTKPFNFEGKKRMAFAEQGIAELSKHVDSLITIPNDKLLKVLGRGISLLDAFGAANDVLKGAVQGIAELITRPGLMNVDFADVRTVMSEMGYAMMGSGVACGEDRAEEAAEMAISSPLLEDIDLSGARGVLVNITAGFDLRLDEFETVGNTIRAFASDNATVVIGTSLDPEMNDELRVTVVATGIGMDKRPEITLVTNKPATQPVMDHRYQQHGMAPLPQEQKPAAKVVNDQPTASSKEPDYLDIPAFLRKQAD, encoded by the coding sequence ATGTTTGAACCTATGGAATTAACCAATGACGCGGTGATTAAAGTCATCGGCGTCGGCGGTGGCGGTGGCAACGCCGTAGAGCACATGGTACGCGAGCGTATCGAAGGTGTGGAATTCTTCGCTGTAAACACCGACGCGCAAGCGTTGCGTAAGACAGCGGTCGGCCAGACGATCCAGATCGGGACCAATATCACTAAAGGTCTTGGCGCAGGTGCGAACCCAGAAGTGGGTCGTAACTCTGCAGAAGAGGATCGCGAAGCACTGCGTGCTGCGCTGGATGGTGCAGACATGGTGTTCATCGCAGCTGGCATGGGCGGCGGTACCGGTACCGGTGCAGCGCCAGTTGTAGCTGAAGTGGCAAAAGATTTGGGTATCCTGACTGTTGCGGTGGTGACTAAGCCATTCAACTTTGAAGGCAAAAAGCGTATGGCTTTTGCTGAGCAGGGTATCGCGGAACTGTCTAAGCATGTCGATTCACTGATCACTATTCCAAACGACAAGCTGCTGAAAGTTCTGGGTCGCGGTATTTCTCTGTTGGATGCGTTCGGCGCAGCTAACGACGTATTGAAAGGCGCAGTACAGGGTATCGCTGAACTGATTACACGTCCTGGCCTGATGAACGTCGACTTCGCGGACGTGCGTACCGTGATGTCAGAAATGGGCTATGCCATGATGGGTTCCGGCGTGGCATGTGGTGAAGACCGTGCAGAAGAAGCGGCAGAAATGGCGATCTCCTCTCCACTTTTGGAAGACATCGATCTGTCTGGCGCGCGCGGCGTGCTGGTCAACATCACTGCGGGCTTCGACCTGCGTCTTGATGAGTTCGAAACCGTGGGTAACACCATCCGCGCCTTCGCTTCTGACAACGCAACCGTGGTTATCGGTACTTCTCTGGATCCAGAGATGAACGATGAACTGCGTGTGACTGTGGTGGCAACCGGCATCGGCATGGATAAGCGCCCTGAAATCACGCTGGTGACCAATAAACCGGCCACTCAGCCAGTGATGGATCATCGCTACCAGCAGCACGGCATGGCGCCGCTGCCGCAGGAGCAGAAACCGGCTGCGAAAGTGGTGAATGACCAACCGACTGCATCCAGTAAAGAACCCGATTACCTTGATATTCCAGCCTTCTTGCGTAAGCAGGCAGACTAA
- the ftsA gene encoding cell division protein FtsA, with the protein MIKATDRKLVVGLEIGTAKVSALVGEILPDGMVNIIGVGSCPSRGMDKGGVNDLESVVKCVQRAIDQAELMADCQISSVYLALSGKHISCQNEIGMVPISEEEVTQDDVENVVHTAKSVRVRDEHRILHVIPQEYAIDYQEGIKNPVGLSGVRMQAKVHLITCHNDMAKNIVKAVERCGLKVDQLIFAGLASSFSVLTEDERELGVCVVDIGGGTMDIAVYTGGALRHTKVIPYAGNVVTSDIAYAFGTPPTDAEAIKVRHGCALGSIVGKDENVEVPSVGGRPPRSLQRQTLAEVIEPRYTELLNLVNDEILQLQEQLRQQGVKHHLAAGIVLTGGAAQIEGLAACAQRVFHTQVRIGQPLNITGLTDYAQEPYYSTAVGLLHYGKESHMNGDAETEKRASVGNWFKRINSWLKKEF; encoded by the coding sequence ATGATCAAGGCAACGGACAGAAAACTGGTAGTAGGACTCGAAATTGGCACCGCGAAGGTGTCCGCCCTGGTTGGGGAAATTCTGCCCGATGGTATGGTCAATATTATTGGGGTGGGCAGTTGCCCGTCTCGCGGCATGGATAAAGGCGGCGTAAACGATCTGGAATCGGTGGTGAAATGCGTACAACGTGCCATCGATCAGGCTGAATTGATGGCGGACTGCCAGATTTCATCGGTCTACCTTGCTTTATCGGGCAAACATATCAGTTGCCAGAACGAAATCGGGATGGTTCCGATTTCGGAAGAGGAAGTGACTCAGGATGATGTAGAGAACGTGGTGCATACGGCGAAATCCGTTCGCGTACGTGACGAGCATCGTATCCTGCATGTCATTCCGCAGGAATATGCCATCGATTATCAGGAAGGCATTAAGAATCCAGTGGGACTTTCCGGCGTGCGTATGCAGGCGAAAGTACATTTGATCACCTGCCACAACGATATGGCAAAAAATATTGTCAAAGCCGTTGAACGTTGTGGCCTGAAAGTTGACCAACTGATTTTTGCTGGCCTGGCATCCAGTTTCTCAGTGTTAACAGAAGATGAACGTGAGCTGGGCGTCTGTGTTGTTGATATCGGTGGCGGTACAATGGATATCGCTGTCTATACTGGCGGTGCACTGCGTCATACCAAAGTGATCCCGTATGCCGGGAACGTGGTAACCAGCGATATCGCCTACGCTTTTGGTACGCCGCCGACCGACGCAGAAGCGATTAAAGTGCGTCATGGTTGCGCATTGGGCTCGATTGTCGGCAAAGACGAAAATGTCGAAGTGCCGAGCGTAGGTGGACGTCCACCGCGTAGCCTGCAGCGTCAAACGCTGGCTGAAGTGATCGAGCCGCGTTACACCGAACTGTTGAATCTGGTCAACGACGAGATTCTGCAATTACAGGAGCAGCTGCGCCAGCAAGGCGTGAAACACCATCTGGCAGCCGGTATCGTGCTGACCGGTGGTGCGGCGCAGATTGAAGGTTTGGCAGCCTGCGCACAGCGCGTGTTCCACACGCAAGTGCGCATCGGACAGCCGCTTAACATCACCGGCCTGACAGATTATGCGCAGGAGCCGTATTACTCTACGGCAGTTGGCCTGCTGCATTACGGCAAAGAGTCACACATGAACGGTGATGCAGAAACGGAAAAACGCGCTTCAGTGGGCAACTGGTTTAAACGAATCAACAGCTGGCTGAAGAAAGAATTTTAA
- the ftsW gene encoding cell division protein FtsW, translating into MRIPGAGIANYLSVRLRDWVMGARDSDDAPVVLYDRTLLWLTFGLALIGFVMVTSASMPVGQRLNEDPFYFAKRDAFYIALAFGMALVTLRIPMDFWQRYSNVMLMVSVVMLLIVLVVGSSVNGASRWIALGPLRIQPAELSKLTLFCYLASYLVRKVEEVRNNFWGFCKPMGVMVVLAVLLLAQPDLGTVVVLFVTTLAMLFLAGAKMWQFLAIIGSGIFAVVLLIIAEPYRMRRVTSFWNPWEDPFGSGYQLTQSLMAFGRGEFWGQGLGNSVQKLEYLPEAHTDFIFSIIGEELGYVGVVLALLMVFFVAFRAMSIGRRALEIDQRFSGFLACSIGVWFSFQALVNVGAAAGMLPTKGLTLPLISYGGSSLIIMSTAIVFLLRIDYETRLAKAQAFTRGAR; encoded by the coding sequence ATGCGCATTCCTGGAGCCGGTATCGCCAATTATCTGTCAGTGCGCCTGCGCGATTGGGTGATGGGCGCGCGCGACAGTGATGATGCGCCGGTGGTCCTGTACGATCGCACGCTGCTGTGGCTGACCTTTGGGCTGGCGCTGATCGGTTTTGTGATGGTGACGTCGGCGTCAATGCCGGTTGGTCAACGTCTGAACGAAGATCCGTTCTACTTTGCCAAGCGTGATGCATTCTATATCGCTTTGGCGTTCGGCATGGCGCTGGTGACCTTGCGCATCCCGATGGATTTCTGGCAGCGCTACAGCAACGTGATGCTGATGGTATCCGTGGTGATGCTGCTGATCGTCTTGGTCGTGGGTAGCTCGGTGAACGGCGCATCGCGCTGGATTGCCCTTGGCCCGCTGCGTATTCAGCCGGCTGAGCTCTCGAAGTTGACGCTGTTCTGCTATCTCGCCAGCTATCTGGTGCGCAAAGTAGAAGAGGTGCGTAACAACTTCTGGGGCTTCTGTAAGCCGATGGGCGTGATGGTGGTGCTGGCCGTGCTGCTACTGGCGCAGCCGGACCTCGGTACCGTGGTCGTGCTGTTTGTTACCACGCTGGCGATGCTGTTCCTCGCCGGGGCGAAAATGTGGCAGTTCCTGGCGATCATCGGCTCCGGCATTTTCGCCGTGGTGCTGCTGATCATCGCCGAACCGTACCGTATGCGCCGTGTAACGTCCTTCTGGAACCCGTGGGAAGATCCGTTCGGTAGCGGCTACCAGCTGACGCAATCCTTGATGGCATTTGGACGCGGTGAGTTCTGGGGACAGGGCTTAGGCAACTCGGTGCAGAAACTGGAATATCTGCCGGAAGCACATACCGACTTTATCTTCTCCATCATCGGTGAAGAGTTGGGTTATGTCGGTGTGGTTTTAGCGCTGTTGATGGTATTCTTCGTCGCTTTTCGCGCGATGTCGATTGGTCGCCGTGCTCTGGAGATCGATCAGCGCTTCTCAGGCTTCCTCGCTTGCTCGATTGGCGTGTGGTTTAGCTTCCAGGCGCTGGTTAACGTCGGTGCGGCGGCGGGCATGCTGCCGACCAAAGGTCTGACACTGCCGCTGATCAGTTACGGTGGTTCGAGTCTGATCATCATGTCGACCGCCATCGTGTTTTTATTGCGCATAGATTATGAAACGCGTCTGGCGAAAGCGCAGGCGTTTACCCGAGGTGCTCGATGA
- the murC gene encoding UDP-N-acetylmuramate--L-alanine ligase, giving the protein MNTQQLAKLRSIVPEMRRVRHIHFVGIGGAGMGGIAEVLANEGYHISGSDLAPNAVTQHLAALGATIYFNHRPENVTDASVVVVSTAVAQDNPELVAAREQRIPVIRRAEMLAELMRFRHGIAVAGTHGKTTTTAMVTSIYAEGGLDPTFVNGGLVKAAGTHARLGSSRYLIAEADESDASFLHLQPMVAIVTNIEADHMDTYQGDFENLKQTFINFLHNLPFYGRAVMCVDDAVIRDLIPRVGRQVTTYGFSDDADVRIENYEQRGAQGHFTIIRQDKPVLKVTLNAPGRHNALNAAAAVAVASEEGIEDNAILAALESFQGTGRRFDVLGEFDTAAVNGNAGSAMLVDDYGHHPTEVDVTIKAARAGWPDKKLVMVFQPHRYTRTRDLFDDFANVLSQVDVLLMLDVYPAGEAAIPGADSRSLCRAIRNRGKVDPILVSEHDALPDALAPLLSGDDLVIVQGAGNIGKIARKLAENALQPAVKTEARHD; this is encoded by the coding sequence ATGAATACACAACAATTGGCAAAACTGCGTTCTATTGTGCCCGAGATGCGTCGCGTCCGGCACATTCACTTTGTCGGCATCGGTGGTGCTGGCATGGGCGGTATTGCCGAGGTGTTGGCGAACGAAGGCTATCACATTAGCGGTTCTGATCTGGCACCGAACGCGGTGACACAGCATCTGGCGGCGCTGGGCGCGACGATTTATTTCAACCATCGTCCGGAAAACGTCACCGATGCCAGCGTTGTCGTAGTGTCGACAGCCGTTGCGCAGGATAACCCTGAGCTGGTTGCCGCACGTGAGCAGCGTATTCCCGTCATTCGTCGTGCTGAGATGTTGGCAGAACTGATGCGTTTCCGTCACGGCATTGCCGTTGCCGGTACGCACGGTAAAACCACCACCACCGCGATGGTGACCAGCATTTACGCGGAAGGCGGACTGGATCCGACCTTCGTTAACGGCGGATTGGTTAAGGCCGCAGGTACGCATGCGCGCCTGGGCAGCAGCCGTTACCTGATTGCAGAAGCAGATGAAAGTGATGCGTCCTTCCTGCATCTGCAGCCGATGGTGGCGATTGTCACCAACATCGAAGCCGATCACATGGACACCTATCAGGGTGATTTTGAGAACCTGAAGCAGACGTTCATTAACTTCCTCCACAACCTGCCGTTCTACGGACGCGCGGTAATGTGCGTGGATGACGCGGTGATTCGTGACCTGATTCCGCGCGTAGGCCGCCAGGTAACCACCTATGGCTTCAGCGACGACGCAGATGTGCGTATCGAGAATTACGAGCAGCGTGGCGCACAAGGTCACTTCACCATTATTCGTCAGGATAAGCCGGTGCTGAAAGTGACGCTGAATGCGCCTGGCCGTCATAACGCGCTGAACGCGGCCGCCGCGGTAGCTGTTGCCAGCGAAGAAGGCATTGAAGATAACGCGATTCTGGCCGCGCTGGAGAGCTTCCAGGGCACCGGACGCCGCTTTGACGTGCTGGGCGAGTTCGATACCGCCGCCGTCAACGGTAATGCAGGCAGTGCGATGTTGGTTGACGATTACGGCCACCATCCCACCGAAGTGGATGTCACCATCAAAGCCGCACGTGCGGGCTGGCCTGACAAGAAGCTGGTGATGGTGTTCCAGCCGCATCGCTACACGCGTACGCGTGACCTGTTTGATGATTTCGCTAATGTGCTGTCGCAGGTGGATGTGTTGCTGATGCTGGATGTCTATCCGGCGGGTGAAGCCGCCATTCCCGGCGCTGACAGCCGTTCGCTGTGCCGCGCGATTCGTAACCGTGGCAAGGTTGATCCGATTCTGGTCTCTGAGCATGACGCGCTGCCAGACGCGCTGGCGCCGTTGCTGTCGGGCGATGATCTGGTGATCGTGCAGGGCGCAGGCAACATCGGCAAGATTGCCCGCAAGCTGGCCGAAAACGCATTGCAGCCTGCTGTTAAGACGGAGGCGCGTCATGACTGA
- the murG gene encoding undecaprenyldiphospho-muramoylpentapeptide beta-N-acetylglucosaminyltransferase, with the protein MSGKRLMVMAGGTGGHVFPGLAVAHHLMEQGWQVRWLGTADRMEADLVPKHGIEIDFIRISGLRGKGVKAQLLAPVRIFNAWRQARRIMKSWQPDVVLGMGGYVSGPGGLAAWSCGIPVVLHEQNGIAGLTNKWLAKIATKVMQAFPGAFPNAEVVGNPVRTDVLALPLPAERLSARSGPIRVLVVGGSQGARILNQTVPQVAAELGEAITVWHQTGKGGLETVQQAYRAAGQPQHKVTEFIDDMAEAYAWADVVVCRSGALTVSEVAAAGLPTIFVPFQHKDRQQYWNALPLEKAGAAKIFEQPQFTAAVVADTLRHWDRTTLLAMAEKARQVAIPDATERVANEVARVAK; encoded by the coding sequence ATGAGTGGCAAACGGCTGATGGTCATGGCAGGCGGTACTGGCGGACACGTGTTCCCCGGTCTGGCCGTTGCCCATCACCTGATGGAACAAGGCTGGCAGGTGCGCTGGCTGGGAACCGCTGACCGAATGGAAGCGGATTTGGTACCAAAACACGGCATTGAAATTGATTTTATCCGCATCAGCGGTTTACGCGGTAAAGGCGTGAAAGCGCAGTTGCTGGCACCGGTGCGCATCTTCAATGCCTGGCGCCAGGCGCGTCGCATCATGAAGAGCTGGCAGCCGGATGTGGTGCTGGGCATGGGCGGCTATGTTTCAGGTCCCGGTGGTTTAGCCGCGTGGAGCTGCGGTATCCCGGTGGTGCTGCATGAGCAGAACGGCATTGCCGGCCTGACCAATAAGTGGCTGGCGAAAATCGCCACCAAAGTGATGCAGGCGTTTCCCGGTGCGTTTCCAAATGCTGAAGTGGTTGGCAATCCGGTGCGTACCGATGTGTTAGCGCTGCCGTTACCGGCAGAACGTCTGAGCGCACGTTCCGGCCCGATTCGCGTGCTGGTGGTCGGCGGCAGCCAGGGCGCGCGTATCCTCAACCAGACCGTGCCACAAGTAGCCGCAGAGTTGGGTGAAGCCATTACGGTTTGGCATCAAACCGGGAAAGGCGGACTGGAAACCGTGCAGCAGGCTTACCGCGCAGCGGGCCAGCCGCAGCACAAAGTCACCGAGTTTATCGATGACATGGCCGAAGCTTACGCCTGGGCCGATGTGGTGGTGTGCCGTTCGGGCGCATTGACGGTGAGCGAAGTGGCCGCCGCAGGTTTACCGACGATTTTCGTGCCGTTTCAGCACAAAGATCGTCAGCAGTACTGGAATGCGTTGCCGCTGGAAAAAGCGGGCGCAGCCAAAATTTTCGAGCAGCCGCAATTTACCGCAGCTGTGGTAGCGGACACGCTGCGTCACTGGGATCGCACCACATTGTTGGCGATGGCAGAAAAAGCCCGTCAGGTCGCGATTCCCGATGCAACCGAGCGGGTTGCAAATGAAGTGGCGCGCGTCGCGAAGTAA
- the ftsQ gene encoding cell division protein FtsQ, producing the protein MSQAAIRVRNREPQERTRSGRSNGARLFGMVFLLIVLGIMVAGGLVVLKWMNDASRLPLSKLVVTGQTHYTTHDDIRQAILSLGAPGTFMSQNVDIIQQQIERLPWIKQVSVRKQWPDELKINLVEYVPVARWNDSHMVDADGVSFSVPASHVGKEALPMLYGPEGSENEVLAGYHTMSDVLKANKFTLKVASMTARRSWQLVTSDDVRIELGRSDTMKRLNRFIELYPDLQQQGQSQNQRITYVDLRYDSGAAVGWAAAPIEPQDSNQQQNQAQAKPQ; encoded by the coding sequence ATGTCTCAGGCGGCGATACGAGTACGCAATCGCGAACCTCAGGAGCGGACACGCTCCGGGCGTAGCAACGGTGCGCGACTGTTTGGCATGGTGTTCCTGCTGATTGTGCTGGGCATCATGGTGGCGGGCGGCCTCGTGGTGCTGAAGTGGATGAATGACGCGTCACGCTTGCCGTTATCGAAGCTGGTGGTGACCGGGCAAACCCACTACACCACGCATGACGATATTCGCCAGGCCATTTTATCGCTTGGCGCGCCGGGGACCTTCATGTCGCAGAACGTGGATATTATCCAGCAGCAGATTGAGCGTTTACCCTGGATTAAGCAGGTCAGTGTACGCAAGCAGTGGCCTGATGAGCTGAAGATAAATCTGGTGGAGTACGTTCCGGTGGCACGCTGGAACGACTCACACATGGTGGACGCCGATGGCGTCTCCTTCAGCGTACCGGCCAGTCACGTTGGCAAAGAAGCGTTGCCAATGCTGTACGGCCCGGAAGGCAGTGAAAACGAGGTGTTAGCTGGCTATCACACCATGAGTGATGTGTTAAAGGCTAACAAGTTTACCCTGAAGGTCGCGTCGATGACGGCGCGGCGCTCATGGCAATTAGTGACCAGTGACGATGTGCGCATCGAATTAGGTCGCAGCGATACCATGAAGCGTCTGAACCGTTTTATTGAGCTTTATCCGGATTTGCAGCAGCAGGGCCAGAGTCAGAACCAGCGCATCACGTATGTTGATTTGCGCTACGATTCGGGCGCCGCCGTCGGTTGGGCCGCTGCACCGATAGAGCCACAGGACAGTAATCAGCAACAGAACCAGGCACAGGCTAAACCACAATGA
- the secM gene encoding secA translation cis-regulator SecM, which translates to MIGIFSRWRQLGRRYFWPHLLLGMVAASLGLPACAQSAEPKANDSPISSLFVGNVVHFDHLIRLQESVRRPNFNVDYWHQHAIRTVIRHLSFSMTPPAQAEADQAVPLAAQKLALIGSLQALLTSHAQALTVVEPQQNLRNNEPQIHSSADWQAAIHGIRAGPFIA; encoded by the coding sequence GTGATCGGGATTTTCTCACGCTGGCGACAATTAGGTAGACGCTATTTCTGGCCACATCTCCTGTTGGGGATGGTGGCGGCCAGTTTAGGCTTGCCTGCCTGCGCGCAAAGTGCTGAGCCCAAAGCAAATGATTCGCCGATCAGTAGCCTGTTTGTCGGCAATGTTGTCCACTTTGATCATCTGATTCGTCTGCAGGAAAGCGTGCGTCGACCGAATTTCAACGTCGATTACTGGCACCAGCATGCGATTCGCACGGTTATTCGCCACCTTTCGTTTAGCATGACGCCGCCCGCTCAGGCGGAAGCCGATCAAGCTGTGCCGCTGGCGGCACAAAAGCTAGCGTTGATTGGTTCGCTTCAGGCGCTGCTGACTTCTCACGCGCAAGCGCTGACTGTTGTTGAGCCGCAACAAAACCTGCGTAACAACGAACCACAAATCCATTCTTCTGCTGATTGGCAGGCTGCTATTCATGGCATCCGCGCCGGGCCTTTCATTGCTTAA
- the lpxC gene encoding UDP-3-O-acyl-N-acetylglucosamine deacetylase, with the protein MIKQRTLKRIVQATGVGLHTGKKVTLTLRPASANTGVIYRRTDLNPPVDFPADAKYVRDTMLSTCLVNDEGVRISTVEHLNAALAGLGIDNIIVEVDAPEIPIMDGSAAPFVYLLMDAGIEELNSAKKFVRVKQAVRVEDGDKWAEIKPYNGFSLDFTIDFKHPAIDSSSQRYQLNFSAENFVRQISRARTFGFMREIEYLQSKGLCLGGSLDCAIGLDDFRVLNEDGLRFEDEFVRHKMLDAIGDLFMCGHNVIGAFTAFKSGHALNNKLLQAVLAKQEAWEWATFEDEAELPLAFKAPNLVLA; encoded by the coding sequence ATGATCAAACAAAGGACACTAAAACGTATTGTTCAGGCGACTGGTGTCGGTTTACATACCGGCAAGAAAGTCACACTGACGTTACGCCCTGCGTCGGCTAACACCGGGGTCATCTATCGTCGCACTGACTTGAATCCACCGGTAGATTTCCCGGCTGATGCAAAATATGTGCGCGACACCATGCTGAGTACTTGCCTGGTGAATGATGAAGGCGTGCGTATTTCAACAGTCGAACATCTGAACGCCGCATTGGCGGGCTTGGGCATTGACAACATTATTGTTGAAGTTGATGCACCGGAAATCCCGATTATGGATGGCAGTGCCGCACCTTTTGTCTATCTGCTGATGGACGCAGGCATCGAAGAGCTGAACAGCGCGAAGAAATTCGTACGCGTTAAGCAAGCGGTGCGTGTGGAAGACGGCGATAAGTGGGCCGAGATCAAACCGTATAACGGTTTCTCACTCGACTTTACTATCGACTTCAAACATCCAGCGATCGACTCAAGCTCGCAGCGTTACCAGCTCAACTTCTCGGCTGAGAACTTTGTTCGCCAAATCAGCCGTGCGCGCACTTTTGGCTTTATGCGTGAAATCGAATATCTGCAGTCTAAAGGCCTGTGCCTGGGCGGTAGTTTAGATTGTGCGATTGGCCTCGATGATTTCCGCGTATTAAACGAAGACGGTCTGCGCTTTGAAGACGAATTTGTTCGTCATAAAATGCTCGATGCGATCGGCGACCTGTTCATGTGCGGCCACAACGTTATTGGCGCGTTTACCGCCTTTAAATCTGGCCATGCGTTGAACAACAAGTTGCTGCAAGCGGTTCTGGCTAAGCAGGAAGCCTGGGAATGGGCGACCTTCGAAGATGAAGCAGAACTGCCACTGGCATTCAAAGCACCAAATTTAGTTCTGGCGTAA